ctatatatatatatatatatatatatatacacatatacacacacacacacacatatatatatatatatctgtttgaACACATGGTTCTCCATTTCATATGAGactaaatctaaagaaaaaaCATGGCATACAAAGCGCTGCAAGCCCTATTCCTTATCTCTAGTCTCATTTATGAACATAAACCTCATCATCTGTTTGTGCATATGAATCTATTGATGATGGAGGATTCATACACTGCTGGCCTAGCCTGAGGATCTTTCTTCCCGGGCACTTGCTCTCCGGGTTGAATTCGACTAGAGCCAACcgaggctgctgcttactcagtgatgcgggagaggaaccaggaactctcgtggctgagaaggaacacaatgcaatgtttTGATGTATTGATCAGAAAAACCtgccctttatatcttctgagatggaagtggcaggtcagggaaaaggaaatgggtaggagagtgagttgagagaaggaaaagagctcaaagatagcaagcttccatataactagtgaggattaaaccaatgccctgcaggcagggtaggtctcagacaaaacaatgattatgtaaatagaccacagcattaagcaatagagcaggggggagctggcataatgtccAACAATACACCTTCAGGTCTTTATATACAAATTAGTTTAAAACTTTCAACACTAATTTTGAAAACTAAAAGGGTACATaagattgttttcctttttttttttttttttaaaaaaaaggtttatttatatttattcattagatgAGTGAGAAGAGCAGAGGAAGAGTCAGAGCATCAGCCTGGCACATGTGCCAGGGATGTAAACTTGGACTGCAAACATGCAAACTCTGTGCTCCACCACTGAGACTGTCTACACAAGCCCTTGTCTTGTTTTTTAACTATGAGAGTTGATCTATGATTACTCAGCTGAGTTGCTATAAATATTTTCCAGCACTTTCATTTTCTATGTGGATTTTGTCAGGAATGCATCACAAATTCTTGCCTTATTGTGAAGCTTGATTCACTGtatagacttatttatttatttatttatttatttttgctatttgctttgttttaaaagaattattttttagaggccgggtggtggtgcacctggtcgtgtgcacatattacaatgctcaaggacccaggttcaagccctcaggccccacttgcagggggaaagctacacatgtggtaaagcagtgctgcaggtgtctctctgtctctcactctctctatccctcccttccctctcaatttctgactgtttctatccaataaataaataaatgtaataaaaaattaaaaataagaaataaaaataattatttttagtgtggagggtagatagcataatggtaataatgcaaagagactctcgtgcttgagacttcaaagtcccaggttcaatctcccacaccatcatatgccagagctgagcaatgctctggtttaaaaaaataaagaattattttcagagagatgccagagtaactgctcagctctctggcatatggtggtagcAGAGACTGAATCTGAGGCCTATGGGGACCTAAGATATGCTGTCCTTTTGTTCCTGTTGTAGTACCATTACCCTAACACttgttttaacttaaaaaaaaatattgattcatTTACTTAGTAGATTTATTCCCTagaatagatagagagagagagagagattgagacagagagagactctgaTCCACCATATATGGTGCCAGGAATAGAACCTGGGATGTCACATTAGCAATTCCTATGCTCAGTCCATTAGGCAGCATTCCTTGTCACTGCTCCTGCTTTTTGGACCACACTTTGAATGGGGCTGGTCTATACCTGACTACGTAGGTATTTCCAACTACCTAGATTCTCATCAGCCTTCATAACTGAACCATTATCTATTTCTGGGCCTATTCCACTGCAATTTGGACTCCTCCCAGGCATGGGTCTGGCATATAGATCAACACCCAGTTTAAGTGGAACTTCTGGAGCCTTCTTGTAATTCAAATGGAAGAAGTGGTTGCAACTTCTCCCATCCGGACAAGTCATCTAAATGGTATCAGGTTAGCAAAGGAAAAGTCAATTTAATAAGTTGATTGAGGCTACAGGATTTATGCAGGACCcttcagtttgtgtgtgtgtgtgtccatcctggTAGTAGGATTTTACATTTAAAAGACCTCAgatggtgttccaggacacattggtgaggtcatctgctccagagcctagccccactagggaaagacagaaacaggctgggagtatggatcaacctgccaatacccatgtccaatagagaagcaattagagaacccagacctcccacattctgtattccataatgatcctgggtccatactcccagagggataaagaataggaaagcttccaatgaaggggatgagatgcagaactctggtgggaaattgtactcctcttatcctatagtctttttttattaaataagtaataaaatataataaaatgaagaacaacaacaacaaaacaaacaaaaaaagacatgagggtgaggaggagagggaaatgtTTGGAAAAGGGGGCTTAAGGATTAGCAATTTCTTCCTCTAAGATTTGAAGGAAGACTGTACACTATAGCAAGTGTCTTCTGGAGGAGACCAGCCCTGAGAATCTCAGGATAGTGTGATTTGAGTCCCTTCATTCTCAACGTAAGCTACTATACCAGCCTTGCTCCTGACCAGCAATCTCAGCAGCATAAGACTGTGATGTGTTCAGGTGGCCACTGTTGAAAGCACTTCTCTCAAATAAGTGTCTTCACATGGCTACATTCAATTCTAGATTCAAACACAGTGGCCCAGTGACTCTTCGTGTTAAGTCCTAAGAGACATCtactaaaacaaaaatcattCTGTCTTCCAAATCTGCTCCACCCTAGCCTTAATTCAGCTTGTTTGGAATTTtatcttttgggaaaaaaaaaatgcagattcCAACACCCTTGAGAGAACTGAACAATCAGGTCCCATTAGCTCTGTTCCATCAAGGTGCTGAAAATAAAGGTTGGAGCAGGTTAGTTACAATCAGAGCTGCCACTCAGGATACTGGAATGCAGAAGTGGGAGTCCACCAGCAGCCTGTGGACTTTTCATTTCAGGTAAGCATTTTTCTCTATGAATCAATGTACACTATTTCTTATCACTTGCCTTATTATTACCTGTTTTTGTCTTACTTGGATATACAAAGATAAGCATAAAAATGAGACTGTATGTAATATAATGTATCAGTATATGTTAACACTCCTGTTTGCTAAAATTACTATAAGTGAAATctggttccaaaaaaaaaaaaagaagaagaagaagaaagaagaataaagaaattaagcagagccaaaaaaaaataataatcaaacatCTGGGAAGATCAGTCCAATCTGGGAGTACAGCACAGCTCTGTTTATAATAATTCCAAAATAAAAACTTTTCCGAGACTTTGGTCAGGGTTTAAGCAAACAAGAGTTTTATTGCATTGTGGTTATTTCAgtacagcaaaataagcaaaggggCAAATGCCAGCTTGTCATGATGGCCAGAGAGCCATGAGTCTTTTGAGCTAAGTTTACCAGAGCTTGGCTATACATGTTCAGGTCCCTGGACAAGCAGCATGGTGGATTTCTGGAGAGGAAAGCAGGCACCTAGGGCGTGTAGGAACAGCGAGCTCAAACTGAGTTTGCAGGAATAGAGAGAACATTTCTGGCAGACACATGCTTAAATCAATAATGATCatcaggctgacatcagccatTTGCTAATATGTTCATGTCCCAATACCTGTAGAACAATCCAGGGATAGTCTCATGCTAGAGAGACCTATGAATGAAAATTTGAAAGATCTAAAGTGATGAGCATGATCctagtgcagaaaaaaaaaaaaattagataatgAGGGGAAAAGAACAAGAGCTCCAAAGGGGTCCAAATGTCTGCCAGAAGAAGCAGTTTCATCAGATCATCCTTTATGTGTTGACCCCACCTGTATCAGGAGAAGCCGTCGGAGACTGTatgtatgttggtatgcttctggattctgcttgtgaagacttctgtttttatcatcacattgggttgtgttgcttgctatgtgttctatttgcatgtccactgttggctgggcacccccctgcctctgggatattggtttggtgtgtgtgggtgtgtgtgtcattccccccccccccccccccccccccccgcgcctctgggacatttggtttagtcgtCATTTGTTCGCGCTTGcgctgggacatttggtttagtcatcattTGTTCGCGCTTgcgcttctttcttctccctgccccGCCCCCTATCATACTCCACCGGAGGAGAGGCAGGAaaaaattgggttgtgattagattagattagattagtttgttgaaccacatccccactcgtgaataaagattgaactgcattctcagctcagccatgagtctctggtcatctttgtctcctgcccgtgaagccagcccggaaaaAAGACATATGTGCAAGGCTAGTGAATGTCACCAAAATCGGTCTAGGATTATTTTCATCTTCTTGAAGAGACCATTTCTGAGTGATGATTCCTGAGGCCAGTAGGGGGGTTGTCCTGATCTTCTGGGACCCTGGGTGTGGACTTCTTGAGGAAAGGCAGGATGGGGTACAGGGACAGTGAAGACCCTCCGATTTGAGCTGTGGGAGAAGGAGATCTTGATAATTCAAGAAGGGGGATCTAAGAGGAGGAAAACACAATTggagaaagaagaataaattaGGCAGAGTTGAAGACAGAAGAAAAGGCTCACCTGTGCCTTTTAAACCACAAGACCACTCCCACGGCCATGACCAGGGCAGCTATTATGGTCAGACAGCTCAGGATCTGGAGGACGACGGAGTACCCATCTGGTAGTGAACACAATGGGGCCTCAGTCTATAAACCAGCTCCTCTGACGGCAGTCCATGATCCTCATTATGCAAGAGTAGGGACTTCTTCTcatctttcccatctaaatttctGCATTTTCTAGAGCCCTCATTTCAATTCTTCCAGAGTCTAGGTCCCTGATTCCCaccctttcactctctcccccAGAAGCATTAggtccttctttctttgtttttcttccttctttgttcTTTAGAACCTCTAATCTTCTGTTCCCCATCCTtcctaatatatttatattattatacttatttatatttatatcaccagagcattgttcagctctgtcttattgtGGTactagggactcaaactgggacctttgatgccctCAGGAATGGGCATGAAAGTCgctgcataacccttatgctagctccacagtcttccttccttccttcctaaatttttaattaattcatttatttttaccagtgtacttctcagctctggcttatggtgatagagtgactgaacctgggacttgagaacctcagatctgaatgtctttttttgcataactgttatgctagcTCCCCCACTCCATCCTTCCTAAAACTGAGTCTTCCTTTATACTCCTAAAGATATACACAGCAGTGCTACCCAGATTTTGAGGCCCCTGGTGTGGGATTAGGGGGTGGGTAGGTGAATAGGTAGGTAGGTGGGTCAGTGGAGGAGGAAGTGAGGAGCGGAGCGGAGGGTTCTCATCTCCAGCCAgggtcctttctctctcaccccaGTGCAGGAGCAGGTCCTGGCCTCCTAGGCTGCTGTGCCTCACCCGGCAAGCCAGACCTGCAGCCTCCCAGGCCGCCACGTCCAGGGTGACCCGCAGATACCATGTGCCATCTGCTTGAGGCAGGAAGTCCTCTCGTCGAGTTCCTGGCTGCTCTTGCTCACCCCGCATCCACATGGCCCACATAGGTTTGGGGTGGAAACCTGAGATGTGACACACCAGCAGCAGACGGCCTGGCCCAGGCGGGGGCCCAGGAGACAACCAGGCCTCTGGCTTCACTGGGGACAAGAAGATAAGGACAGTGAAACTGGAAGAGGACACTTCCAGGCCAGCACTCAGCCACAATTTAAGAAGTGACAACTATCTCTGGTCTGGGCAACAGCCCTCACCTCACATGACTCACCCTCCATCCTCTGTGGGCTTCTGGGGATAATCAGGAGTGCAGAAACCAAACACAGAGGACCAGGAGGGTGGGAAAACTAGTTTACCTTGTTGTTCCAGCTCGGATTTTCCTGTTTTCAGGAGACCCGCCAGAAAGCGAGGGCAGGTGTCTTCCAGAAACCTCTGCAGTGTTTCTCCAATGATCATGTAGTAACTTAGCACCTTGCAGATATCCTGAGCCCGGCGCCCTGCCTCAGGGGATGGCACCCAGGAATGTCCCTGGAAGCTCAGGAGGTCTGATCCTTGATAGGCCCCCTTCAGGaagctttctgccttcccctcagcACCTAGTTGACAGCCTGCCAAGACCTGGAGCTCAAAAgggtctgcaggggggaagaagggggagCTATAATAGGGAAAGAGGTACTGGGAGGGCACATCAGCAACTTTGAAAAAGCAGAGACTCAAAGGATCAAAACTGTGCTAGGGAGTTACAGGGAATCAAGTTGGGGCAGGAAGCTTGTGGGAAGAAAAGATGAAGTGAGTATAGGTATTttgagggctggagagatggtTCAGCATTAGAGGACATAACTTCAATGCCTGTGGTccaaaggttttgttttgtttgtttgtttgccacctggattatcactgggatttaATGTTTCACTTCCCCTGGcagatatttttttcccccttttagctggaaagtgaaagacagagaagggaagaagcagagagaaatacacaccatagcaccacttcaccactcatgaagtttctttgCAGGTGCTCCTTTGTGGTttcccagggttcaaacccagatttaCACCTGgtaatgtacactcaactaggtgagccacctgccagaTCCTAATTTCTATCCCTGGAATCACCATATGCTAAGCAGTTTTCtgatctctcataaaaatacagGTGTTGGTTTGAGTTATGCCACATCTAGTAgaacacatatgttactatgtttaaggacccaggtttaaaccctccATTCCCT
Above is a genomic segment from Erinaceus europaeus chromosome 9, mEriEur2.1, whole genome shotgun sequence containing:
- the CD1E gene encoding T-cell surface glycoprotein CD1e, membrane-associated isoform X3 is translated as MSSLLGSLCLLLLGFLYHGVRPVGSSASLPHPGLALSSPCSGTPSFHRGVPFFLPDPFELQVLAGCQLGAEGKAESFLKGAYQGSDLLSFQGHSWVPSPEAGRRAQDICKVLSYYMIIGETLQRFLEDTCPRFLAGLLKTGKSELEQQVKPEAWLSPGPPPGPGRLLLVCHISGFHPKPMWAMWMRGEQEQPGTRREDFLPQADGTWYLRVTLDVAAWEAAGLACRVRHSSLGGQDLLLHWDGYSVVLQILSCLTIIAALVMAVGVVLWFKRHSSNRRVFTVPVPHPAFPQEVHTQGPRRSGQPPYWPQESSLRNGLFKKMKIILDRFW
- the CD1E gene encoding T-cell surface glycoprotein CD1e, membrane-associated isoform X1, whose protein sequence is MESAQWVPLLLCHILGLLSAPHVLGHLLSTEESPSSFQVLQTSSFANRSQVCSEGSAWLDSLQTHAWDPALRSIHFLRPWSQGNFSKEELSHFQALLQLYFHTFPQAVQTFASQFQFQYPFELQVLAGCQLGAEGKAESFLKGAYQGSDLLSFQGHSWVPSPEAGRRAQDICKVLSYYMIIGETLQRFLEDTCPRFLAGLLKTGKSELEQQVKPEAWLSPGPPPGPGRLLLVCHISGFHPKPMWAMWMRGEQEQPGTRREDFLPQADGTWYLRVTLDVAAWEAAGLACRVRHSSLGGQDLLLHWDGYSVVLQILSCLTIIAALVMAVGVVLWFKRHSSNRRVFTVPVPHPAFPQEVHTQGPRRSGQPPYWPQESSLRNGLFKKMKIILDRFW
- the CD1E gene encoding T-cell surface glycoprotein CD1e, membrane-associated isoform X2, which produces MESAQWVPLLLCHILGLLSAPHVLGHLLSTEESPSSFQVLQTSSFANRSQVCSEGSAWLDSLQTHAWDPALRSIHFLRPWSQGNFSKEELSHFQALLQLYFHTFPQAVQTFASQFQFQYPFELQVLAGCQLGAEGKAESFLKGAYQGSDLLSFQGHSWVPSPEAGRRAQDICKVLSYYMIIGETLQRFLEDTCPRFLAGLLKTGKSELEQQVKPEAWLSPGPPPGPGRLLLVCHISGFHPKPMWAMWMRGEQEQPGTRREDFLPQADGTWYLRVTLDVAAWEAAGLACRVRHSSLGGQDLLLHWDGYSVVLQILSCLTIIAALVMAVGVVLWFKRHRSPSPTAQIGGSSLSLYPILPFLKKSTPRVPEDQDNPPTGLRNHHSEMVSSRR
- the CD1E gene encoding T-cell surface glycoprotein CD1e, membrane-associated isoform X5, whose protein sequence is MESAQWVPLLLCHILGLLSAPHVLGHLLSTEESPSSFQVLQTSSFANRSQVCSEGSAWLDSLQTHAWDPALRSIHFLRPWSQGNFSKEELSHFQALLQLYFHTFPQAVQTFASQFQFQYPFELQVLAGCQLGAEGKAESFLKGAYQGSDLLSFQGHSWVPSPEAGRRAQDICKVLSYYMIIGETLQRFLEDTCPRFLAGLLKTGKSELEQQVKPEAWLSPGPPPGPGRLLLVCHISGFHPKPMWAMWMRGEQEQPGTRREDFLPQADGTWYLRVTLDVAAWEAAGLACRVRHSSLGGQDLLLHWDPPS
- the CD1E gene encoding T-cell surface glycoprotein CD1e, membrane-associated isoform X4; translation: MESAQWVPLLLCHILGLLSAPHVLGHLLSTEESPSSFQVLQTSSFANRSQVCSEGSAWLDSLQTHAWDPALRSIHFLRPWSQGNFSKEELSHFQALLQLYFHTFPQAVQTFASQFQFQYPFELQVLAGCQLGAEGKAESFLKGAYQGSDLLSFQGHSWVPSPEAGRRAQDICKVLSYYMIIGETLQRFLEDTCPRFLAGLLKTGKSELEQQVKPEAWLSPGPPPGPGRLLLVCHISGFHPKPMWAMWMRGEQEQPGTRREDFLPQADGTWYLRVTLDVAAWEAAGLACRVRHSSLGGQDLLLHWDPELSDHNSCPGHGRGSGLVV